One segment of Nocardioides sp. QY071 DNA contains the following:
- a CDS encoding bifunctional methylenetetrahydrofolate dehydrogenase/methenyltetrahydrofolate cyclohydrolase → MTARKLDGNATAAAIKDELRVRIEKLREQGIIPGLGTVLVGDDPGSRWYVNGKHKDCAEVGIASIRVDLPEVATQQEIEEAVAGLNADPDCTGYIVQLPLPRGRDENRVLGLIDPAKDADGLHPTNLGWLVLGNEAPLPCTPYGIVELLRRHDVPIAGAEVVVVGRGITVGRPLGLLLTRRSENATVTLCHTGTVDLAAHVRTADIVVAAAGVPDIITGDMVKPGAAVLDVGVSRVDGKIAGDVAADVWDVAGWVSPNPGGVGPMTRAMLLANVVSMAEKQAANGKAAR, encoded by the coding sequence GTGACGGCAAGAAAACTCGACGGCAACGCCACTGCGGCCGCGATCAAGGACGAGCTCCGGGTCCGGATCGAGAAGCTGCGCGAGCAGGGCATCATCCCGGGGCTCGGCACGGTACTGGTGGGCGACGACCCCGGCTCGCGGTGGTACGTCAACGGCAAGCACAAGGACTGCGCCGAGGTCGGTATCGCCTCGATCCGCGTCGACCTGCCCGAGGTCGCGACCCAGCAGGAGATCGAGGAGGCCGTCGCCGGCCTCAACGCCGACCCCGACTGCACCGGCTACATCGTCCAGCTGCCGCTGCCGCGCGGTCGTGACGAGAACCGGGTGCTCGGCCTGATCGACCCCGCCAAGGACGCCGACGGGCTCCACCCCACCAACCTGGGCTGGCTGGTGCTCGGCAACGAGGCGCCGCTGCCGTGCACGCCGTACGGCATCGTCGAGCTGCTGCGCCGCCACGACGTCCCGATCGCAGGCGCCGAGGTGGTCGTGGTCGGTCGCGGCATCACCGTCGGCCGCCCGCTCGGCCTGCTCCTGACCCGCCGCAGCGAGAACGCCACGGTGACCCTGTGCCACACCGGCACCGTCGACCTCGCCGCCCACGTGCGCACGGCCGACATCGTGGTCGCGGCCGCCGGCGTGCCTGACATCATCACCGGCGACATGGTCAAGCCCGGCGCGGCCGTCCTCGACGTCGGCGTCAGCCGGGTCGACGGCAAGATCGCCGGCGACGTCGCCGCCGACGTCTGGGACGTCGCCGGGTGGGTCTCGCCCAACCCGGGCGGGGTCGGCCCGATGACGCGCGCGATGCTGCTGGCCAACGTGGTCTCGATGGCCGAGAAGCAGGCGGCGAACGGGAAGGCAGCACGCTGA
- a CDS encoding PQQ-binding-like beta-propeller repeat protein, whose protein sequence is MSSTRSRTTVVAGIVLALVAVAVALVLGRGGEATPAPVARPTEHSSPAVEDALVPAWTATLPAGPRVVRVTDEVVVLAGDRYLAGFERSSGDELWRRDLARWCTASDVTGTGLILLATGDPAGPRREPEPCRTVTAYDVRDGAERWSSRVPPFAANPGLDGLAVGDTAVTALGRCSVTRLRLDDGHRLSREVFELEKDGDCTFSGGAATDGQVLVDFVPDDPDSLDLTGTLRVRDADSGAVLRQEHGEDPVALEVLGGSPLVLGRWADDDVVVQRIGRRGAQNLLAGADTPSPALRSPGSTYATSAVDGGPTTVHRFDTATGTLAWSRSLQGTVVAADAAGLTVVKGEPGESYDVVRMAAADGQRQLLGRIARQGEQDRVLGADDVLVAVAASEDGARARVVELPPAGEEVGPVDDGSGSAAIGPDDVVGACNGFSDRTLAMLDGRRTEVGTRLDCSWYTVSTNDVNIRFETAVALGTPDQAEGLARLLPSAESFDDLDDLGESMPAVGWGAAAWVVDRPAARRADPSPKAPRDDNLAYALLVQQDGVMVTVAASVEVEREGVPGVVPAARVRRAVARAVTEIFASLGVEVTRP, encoded by the coding sequence GTGAGTTCCACCCGCTCCCGCACCACCGTTGTCGCCGGCATCGTCCTGGCGCTCGTCGCTGTCGCCGTCGCCCTGGTCCTCGGCCGGGGCGGCGAGGCGACTCCCGCTCCCGTCGCCCGGCCCACCGAGCACTCCTCGCCCGCGGTCGAGGACGCGCTCGTGCCCGCCTGGACGGCGACCCTGCCCGCCGGGCCGCGGGTCGTGCGGGTCACCGACGAGGTGGTCGTGCTGGCCGGAGACCGGTACCTCGCGGGATTCGAGCGCTCCAGCGGCGACGAGCTGTGGCGCCGGGACCTGGCCCGGTGGTGCACGGCGTCGGACGTGACCGGCACCGGCCTGATCCTGCTGGCCACCGGCGATCCTGCCGGCCCACGGCGGGAGCCGGAGCCGTGCCGCACCGTGACGGCGTACGACGTCCGTGACGGCGCCGAGCGGTGGAGCAGCCGGGTGCCGCCGTTCGCCGCGAACCCGGGTCTCGACGGGCTCGCCGTCGGCGACACCGCCGTGACGGCCCTGGGCCGCTGCTCGGTGACGCGGCTACGGCTCGACGACGGCCACCGGCTCTCGCGCGAGGTCTTCGAGCTGGAGAAGGACGGCGACTGCACCTTCTCCGGCGGGGCGGCCACCGACGGCCAGGTGCTCGTCGACTTCGTCCCCGACGACCCGGACTCGCTGGACCTGACGGGCACGCTGCGGGTGCGCGACGCCGACAGCGGAGCGGTGCTGCGCCAGGAGCACGGCGAGGACCCGGTCGCGCTGGAGGTGCTGGGCGGCTCGCCGCTCGTGCTCGGTCGGTGGGCCGACGACGACGTGGTGGTGCAGCGGATCGGGCGTCGTGGTGCCCAGAACCTGCTCGCGGGTGCTGACACCCCCTCGCCGGCGCTGAGGTCGCCAGGCTCCACCTACGCCACCAGTGCGGTCGACGGCGGACCGACCACGGTCCACCGCTTCGACACCGCCACCGGCACGCTCGCCTGGTCCCGGAGCCTGCAAGGCACCGTCGTGGCCGCGGACGCGGCCGGGCTCACTGTCGTCAAGGGCGAGCCCGGCGAGTCGTACGACGTCGTACGGATGGCGGCGGCGGACGGCCAGCGGCAGCTGCTCGGGCGGATCGCCAGGCAGGGCGAGCAGGACCGGGTGCTCGGCGCCGACGACGTCCTCGTGGCGGTGGCGGCGAGCGAGGACGGCGCTCGGGCCCGCGTGGTCGAGCTGCCGCCGGCCGGCGAGGAGGTCGGGCCGGTCGACGACGGGAGTGGCAGCGCCGCGATCGGCCCCGACGACGTCGTCGGTGCCTGCAACGGGTTCAGCGACCGGACGCTGGCGATGCTGGACGGGCGGCGGACCGAGGTGGGCACCAGGCTCGACTGCTCCTGGTACACCGTCTCCACGAACGACGTGAACATCCGCTTCGAGACGGCGGTCGCGCTCGGCACGCCGGACCAGGCGGAGGGGCTGGCCCGCCTGCTGCCCTCGGCGGAGTCCTTCGACGACCTCGACGACCTGGGCGAGAGCATGCCCGCCGTGGGCTGGGGAGCCGCCGCGTGGGTCGTCGACCGGCCCGCGGCCCGCCGCGCCGACCCGTCGCCGAAGGCTCCGCGCGACGACAACCTCGCGTACGCACTGCTGGTCCAGCAGGACGGGGTGATGGTCACGGTGGCCGCCTCGGTCGAGGTGGAGCGTGAGGGGGTGCCGGGCGTGGTCCCGGCCGCCCGGGTACGACGCGCGGTGGCGCGTGCCGTGACCGAGATCTTCGCCTCGCTGGGAGTCGAGGTCACCCGTCCGTGA